In Telopea speciosissima isolate NSW1024214 ecotype Mountain lineage chromosome 10, Tspe_v1, whole genome shotgun sequence, the DNA window CCCCTTCTTATTCCTTTAAAACCATGCCTCATTCTAGTAGTGAATAACTGACTTTAGTGGTCAAGAATCATTAGACCACTGAATTGTTAAGAGCCACATTAACCTGAAGTTGACTTTGGAAAACAGATGCATGTTTCCACACCATGCAAATTTAATGGTTCATGTGCATGTGTGTATTTGTGTCATTCTCTGTCAATGAATGACAACAGGTCAATTACTAAAGTTTCCCTATTATCAATTGCATAAAGGGTGTTCAAATGTCCATCCTCCATGTCATTAAGTCCAAAGATccattttttcctccttttctccattttcaaaTAACTAGTTCCTATCTTGTATGCGAGTCATTGTTTGTGCAGATATTTCCAATCCCTCATATCAGAATTATAAAGTAGTTCTCTTTAAGAACTGTTATATGTTTGATGCTAAGAGCTTCAACTTGTAATGCCATCTGGAGAGTATATGCAGAGAGATatttgaactaaaaaaactgatgtttatagctttggGGTTCTGGTGCTTGAAGTGTTGAATGGGAAAAGACTTCATATCTGAATTTTGAAGTCATTTTGGGATATATTGGTCTACTGGGTGCATGGTAGAGATGGAACTGTGTCAATTAACAGTTTCAAGaagttgccttttttttttttgtttggatcttGTGCTGTATGCACTGTCACCTTGAAGACTGACTTAGTCCTTGTTATATTTTAGTATAGTGGAAACTCATGGATAGATGTGACTTATGTAGCTTGTTATTTTGCTAGGTTATGTTGGTATTTCAGATGTCATAAGATAGATTCCATTTTATTCATATTTGTAATGATAGAGAGAGATGACTCTTTTATCTTGAATTTCATTAATCTACATTTGACCAAGTGGATAGATGTGACATCTGTAGCTTGTTTGCTGTTTATTTTTACATCAACTGgatttcctcctcttcttcttcttcttctttgtttgctgTTTTTCTGCAGTCAAAGTCTGGGGTTTGTTCCTTTATTGGAAGTCTGAACCCTTTTAAGTAAATAATGGGATTAGTTGAGGTCAATCatgcatatttgttttttttatttttgttttaatagaACTTTTATATAATGATAACCAAttgttatattttttatttatttatttaggttTTCAAATGGCATCTAGTTCAAATCCTGCCCCAATGTTTATCAACTGGATTGCAGTTGAGACTGAAAAATTCATTACTCTAATGGTTGATAATATGAGGAATGGTCAAAAGACAAACACAACCTTTACCAAGACTGGTTGGAGTAACATCAAAGCTGGACTTGAAGCTGCATTTCGATGTTCTTTTACTAAGGACCAACTCCGTAATAAAATGTACAAATTACGGGGTGATTATGATAGCTTCAAGAAATTGCTAGATCCAACAGGATTTGGTTGGGACCATCAGACTAGGACTGCTACTGCTGAAGATTCCGTTTAGAACCCCATTTGAGCATATTTGGCACCCCCTTGCTTTGTTGTGGACTTTTATTGGTCCACAATCCTTTTAAGTACAATGTTTATTTTAAGCTTTGTTGTAGACTTTAATTGGACCAAGGCCTGTTTATTTTAAGCTTTGTTGTATACTTTTATTGGACCAAGGGGATCTTTATTGaaatgttcatagcatagttagttatgcCTATTTTTAATGACatctttaaaatttgacatttttaatttggtccttgaaaaaggattttacaagtctttttttttggtataattgaaaaagaaatggcATTATCGTAATTAACATCAATTAGGAACTACCCATATTTTAATTACAATGTTTAAAATGCAATATTCAACATAAATATTATGAAAATACATTATTCAATATAATTATTGATCAAAATTGGTCACATTTCCAGAACAGAAACAAATTTTATCAAGCACTAATGGTGTTCATTTGTGTTCTGGAAAtgtttccagaacaggtttaccaagcaggTAAAAAACAGTTtctcagcaaagaaaatgaaaaaaaatgtgctgcacaaaaaaaaaatgttttcttgTTACGCAGCACActtccagaacagaaacaccaagtaaggttatcaagcggtgccGAAAAGATTGTGTTTGGGCACTAAATTCTTCTTGTCTAAATTATGCTCCAAACTTTCCCTACAAAATTGAGATTCGAGAAGTATGGCTATGCTAAAAACAATTACTTAAATAATTGAGAAGCTGTCGCTTACCTGCCCTGTTCCATGCTCCAACCAAGTTTCAAGTAACCTGGAATCAGCCTGATCCCTAGAAATCCACTATGTTTGCTCGATTTGATTCGGTTCAAATCGTAATCGGATCCAGCTGATTCCAATTGAACTGGCGATCCCATTCCTCGAACCATGGCTCCAACACAACTCTGCTCATAAAAATTTCTTTACTGCCCCCATTATGTCCTAGTCTATATGAAACTATTGTCTTTATGCATAGTATTTCACAAGCATATGTTTAAGTATCTGTTTTCATCATATGGTGTGGAATACAAATTATTATAGTCCTCTCTAATGAGTCCATAACAGGACAAAGAActaaatttttgaaatattgGACTGATGGTCTCTCTTATACAACTCATCTCAATTGAACTTAgcattatcccaactaaatataTCGGGTATACAATTCCTGTTTCAGCATTCAACATTTCACAGTACTTATATGACTGTTCTCTGTTAtaattaattagaaaaatgGGACAAAGTTATGTATGGTTTCCTTTTTATTCTTATCTGACCAGGTCTTGTACCTCTGTTCCACATTTGAAAATCTCCACCCAAAACCTGCCaaatttaaattgtttaatttGCCAACCTATAATAAGCAAGAAATTGGCATTTCATATTTTCTAGCTTGGTTTTTGGGGTACTTCTCACTTGAAAAGGCACTTTTGTCTTAGGTTTCTctaaaataatagaaatactgtgaaatataataatattatctTGCACAAtgacagatttttttttgggtaataattGACAGAATGGATAAGATGAAAagatgaagcaaaataaaatgcTTTACTAAAGATGATTATCAAAATATTGAAAATGACTTACCTCCCAAAAGGTTTTAAGTGATCTGCAAAAAATGGATATGGATGTATGTTGTTTCATTTGAATTTTGTTATGTTAAAATCCATATTCATAAAAATGACAGTTTACAACCTTAGATAATATCTATTCTACAGAAACAATTTGTTTTCTtcaacaaaaaatcaaacaggGATTATCTTACGGTCTGATTTTCTTAAACTCTGGTCcagtttttttcccccttctccaTGACATAGAAAGGCTTCTGTTTCACTGTTATTGTTATTTTGGTCAATGTGCTTTGACACATCTATGAACTCTTGAGCTTTTATGTTGTCATGTTCTCACTACATTTCAAAGTTTCTTGgattttatctttctttaggATGTCTACGAGCAGTGAAATGAtgtcaatttttatttatttatttattttttggtcttATAAACAATTTGACAGGCATTATGACATTTCTGATTGACAGGGGACTCCCCTGACCGTGATTCTGTCGAGTCCGGAACAAAGAGGTCCAGTGCATCATCAGGAGGGAGATCACGGAGTCGTAAAGAGTTCCTCAGAAAGTTTGTAGACCATCAACTCCTAACAGAAAAGCTTGAAGACTGGTTTTCAGCAATATCAGAAAATTCTGCATGTACAGCTCCTGTGTTAGATGTCCCTTTTATGTTGTCGGAAGTTCAAAAGTTGGATTATGCACTGGAAGGGGTTTCATTTCAGCAGTTGATTCGGATGCCAAGTGCAGTTTATGCGTCAACATCAGATGCTGTTGAAGCCACTGCCTATCTTGCCATCGAAGATTTCTTACATGCAGGCGTGAAGGGGTTGTGGGAAGCATTTTGGAGTCAAGGTGGGCCTATGCCTTTCTCGATTTCCTGTCTGCACAGTGAAAATTTGAAATTCTATGCCGCAGAAAAGGCAATTGCGAATGGAAAGCTTGAAGGCCTTTGTGCCACTGCTGTAATGCTGAAGAGCACCCGACATTCACATGGAAAATGGGACCACATTCTTGAATTAGTACTGATGAGGCCCGATGTTGGGAGTTTTGCAATTGAAAGTAACCAGCTTCCTTCACAATCTGTCCTTGGGGAAGCCCTCTTCTTTGCTCTGCGTATACTATTATCAAGAAGCCTCAGCAGATCTAGTATCCTTCATAATTCTAGTTCTGTCTTTGTGCTTCTTGTTGATTCGCAATATGGGGGGGTCGTAAAAGTTGAAGGAGATCTGAATAAATTGGACCATGATGTGAACAGTGTCTATGAATGTGCTGCTGAATGGATCAGAAAACATTCAAAAATTGCAGTTTCACCCATTGATAGGATCTGGAACAAGCTTGGGAATGCCAACTGGGGGGACGTTGGTGCTCTTCAGGTGCTTCTGGCAACGTTCCATTGTATTGTTCAAGTAGCTGGAATGCCAAAACATTCAGTAGATGATTTAGCAGCTGAACATTGTTCTCGTCTTCAAACCCGAAGAGCAGAAAGGCAATTGGGGGATAACCGAGTGAACGGAAATGGTTTATTCAGGTTTCAGCCTCACAATGGTACCTCTGAAATTGTTGAAGTTCAGGATGAATCCCTCAATGTTGAATCTGATGAGGTAATGAAGCTGGATGCAGGATCTATTCTGTTGATGGAGGATTCAAACTGGCAAAAGGGTTTTCAGATCAATGAAGTTTTGCGTGATGGCGAACTTTTGTTCTACAGTGCAAATTCATTGGAAGAACCAGGAAAGGATTTATTTTTGTATGTTGGGTCTCATCCTTCTCAGCTGGAACCGGCATGGGAAGATATGAACTTGTGGTATCAGGTTCAGAGGCAGACTAAAATATTAACTGTTATGAAACAGAGGGGCCTTTCTAACAAGTATTTGCCTCAGCTGGTTGCATCTGGCAGGATAGTTCACCCTGGTCAATGTAGGAGACCAAGCTCTGGTGGGAATTGTGACCACCCATGGTGTGGAACTCCAGTCCTTGTTACCAGTCCAGTTGGTGAGTCAGTTGCAGACTTGGTTAGAGATGGGCGATTTAATTCAGATGAGGCTCTCAGGTGTTGCCATGATTGCTTATCAGCACTGTCAACAGCAGCCTCTGCTGGAATTCGGCATGGAGACATCCGCCCAGAGAATGTGATTCGTGTAAGCACTGGTGTCAGGCATCCTTATTATGTCCTTATTGGGTGGGGGCATGCTATTTTAGAAGAGAGGGATCGCCCAGCAATGAACCTTCTTTACTCTTCTACTTATGCTCTTCAGGAAGGTAAGTTATGCTCAGCTTCAGATGCAGAGAGTCTGGTCTACTTGATCTATTTCTCGTCTGGTGGGGTTTTGCCAGACTTGGATTCTGTGGAGGGGGCACTCCAGTGGAGGGAAACCTCTTGGTCGAGAAGATTGATTCAGCAAAAGCTTGGCGACATTTCAGCTGTGCTGAAAGCCTTGGCTGATTATGTGGACAGTCTTTGTGGTACACCCTATCATATGGACTTTGAGATATGGCTGAGAAGGTTAAGAAGAAGTATTCAGGAGGAAGAACACGGTAAAGAGATTGACACATCAGggtagttttaattttttttttctttttcttttaatatatatatttttcatttgtaTCTACAGTGGCAGACCGAGTCCTCATGAACTTCTGCAACACTCAGTTCCCAAGGTTTGGGACATGTTTGGATTTTCATGAGGCCTCTGAAACAAGTGATTTAAACACTGTTGTTCAGGCTGGAGGTTTTTTCTATTGGTTGTGGAAGCTGTCCAGATATCTGTTGATTGTTTTGATTCAATCATGAGGTCATGGAAAGTATTCCCCACCGCATGGATGgctcattttcttttccagtTGGGTGGGCTGTATGGGCTGTTTAGATATGCTTACGTAGTAACCCCCAACAACAAAGGTTATCCAGGCCATTGTCAATATTTCATGGAGTTCTGAATTGGGATTGTGTAAATCATCTGTCAACATTCACTTGGTTCCCTGGTCCTGTCTGAAATGCCACCCTTTTCTCAGATTGTGATGCccatttcttatttattataatgtatttattattgttatttttacCTTGTATAGATGTATAGATCTGTGCTGTTCACATTTCTTGAACATCTTGGTGTAACTGTTTCATCTGAGTTTCATGGACTGGTGTGCAAAGTCAGCCTATAAATGGGTTGTTGGTTTCATTTATCTTGAGGGTTTTTATATAGGTTTGTTCAGACCAGCACTTTCTGGATCATATTATTGAGATAAACTGAGTTTCATATATTAGTTTAATCAGGagctacatatatatatacatggacCATAACTGAGGAGAGGAATATACACATGTACAGTATATGATAGGGACTTGTAACAAAATGAATTCCCCAAGGGTCCTTCTCCTTTACACACCCCCGCAAGCGCAGCGGATCATAGACAGCAAGCTTGTCACGAAGCAAGAGGAAGCGCGTACGTGGTAACCCCtttgtaagggtgtcaatcaccTGGTCCATGGTAGGAATGTAGCGAACATGAAGACGGCCGGAGGCCACCAACTCCCAAACATAGTGAAAGTCTATCTCCAAGTGCTTGGTACGTGAGTGAAACACCGGGTTGGCTGTGAGATAGGTGGCCCCTATGTTGTCACATCATAGAACCGGAGTATGTGGCAAGAGGACACCGAGCTCACCCAAGAGGGAACGAAGCCATACGAGCTCAGTGGCAGTTGCTGCAACAGCCCGATATTCAACTTCAGTCGATGAACGGGCAACAGTACGCTGTTTCCGAGAGCACCAAGACACAAGATGGGAACTAAGATAGAGTAACCGGTCGTTGAGCGACAGTCATCAGGGcaccctgcccaatcagcatccgaAAAGGCAATCAACGAAACCTTGGAAGCCACACTAAAGAATAATCCATGACCTTGTGTGCCACTAAGATATCGCAGGATCCATTTGACAGCGGACCAATGAAGATCTGTCggggcatgcatgaactgaGCAACATGGTTCACGGCATAGCTGATGTCAGGTCGAGTGACTGACAGATACTGAAGAGCCCCTACTGTGCGATGATATAAAGTACCATCTGTGAGAGGCACACCAAAACCTATAGACAATGGGGTGCCAGATGCGACTGGAGTAGATATGGACTTAGCACCAGACATCTTTGTGTGCTCAAGTAAGTCCGTAATGTACTTGCATTGTGTGAGAAGTAAGCCAGTTGAGGACCGTGTAACCTCAATGCCGAGAAAATATTGAAGAGGACCAAGATCCTTTAAAGCAAATGCACCCGAAAGAGCCTTGATAAAGGCAGAAATGACCATGGAATTATTCCCAGTGACGAGTAGATCATCcacatagatgagaaaatagaGTATCACACCATCTCGCCGGTATATGAACAAAGAAGTATCCGTTCATGAAGCGACGAACCCATGAGAGAGTACAAAAGTGCTAAGCTTGGTGTACCAAGCACATGGAGCTTGGCATAGGCCATATAGAGATTTGCGCAAGCGACAAACATGTGAGGAAAAGTAGCATCCACAAAGCCTTGTGGTTGCACCATATAGACAGACTCAATAAgatccccatgaagaaatgcgtTTGACACGTCAAGTTGGCGAACGGGCCAGTTATTTGTAACCGCAAGGGATAAAACAATGTGAATTGTTGCCGGCTTGACAACGGGACTAATAGTCtctccaaaatcaaaatcgggCCTCTGATGGAATCCCTTGGCCATAAGTCGGGCCTTGTAGCGCTCAACAAAGCCATCGGGCTTCTTTTTTATCCGAAAAACCCATTTACAACCGATGACATTGTGAGAGGAGTGGGGTGGTACTAGAATCCAAGTACCATTTTGTAAGGGTGCATTAAACTCCTCTTGCATGGCTGTGCGCCAATGAGATGACCGAGCAGCCTGTGTATAACATGTTGGGACTGCAAGCTCGGTAGTGGGCACCAAGGCAGCTAGATTCAGACGTGTACTAGGCTTGAGAGAACCAGTTTTAGAGCGAGTAACCATTTGGTGCACCGGTACTAAGGGCCCAGCATCTTGAGATGGAGTTGGACAGTGGGCTCAGTGGGCCCAGCAGAAGCTGTTGGTTGTACTAATGTGTGTTGACCATGATCAACAATGTCTAGAGGCTCAGCCTGGTCGTGTAGCCCAGGAGAAGTGGGCTCAATGGGCTCAGTAGCAGTAGGAACTTGTTGGTTGGAACATGGCAACACAATAGGCGGTGGCACACAAACCCATGTAGCCGTGGGCCTAGAAATGTGGCCCGCATTTGTCAAGGACAGGTATGGAAATACATGCTCATAAAATTGCACATGACGAGAGACATATATACGGGCCGAGACTGGATCGTAGCAGCGGTATCCCTTATGAGATGGCGAATAGCCAATGAACACACATGGGTTGGATCATGGTTGTAGCTTAGAGCGTGCATAAGGACGCAACCATGGGTAGCATAAGCACCCAAATACGCGCAAAAAACCATAATCGGGAAGCTCACCAAATAAATGCTCAAATGGTGTTGCACCACGTAGGGCAGCAATGGGCTACCTATTAATGAGATATATAGCTGTTTGGAATGCCACAGTCCAGAACAACTCAGGCATACCAGCCTGAAATAACAAAGCCAAGCCTATCTCTACAATGTGCCGATGCTTGCGCTCGACAGCCCCATTTTGCTCTTGAGTGTGGGGACAGGAAACGCGATGAGAAATCCCATTGGCAGTGAGATAGGGAATAAGCTTCTAAAATTCACCTCCCCCATCGGTCTGAAAGGCCTTAATGGGCCTTTGAAAATATTTCTCCACTAGAGTCCGAAATCGAACAAACACAGCATATACATCAGATTTATTACAGGCGGGATACACCCAACTATATTTGCTGTAATCATCAACGAACACTATGTAGTAACGGAAATCATCAAAAGAAACTAGATGAGCTGGGCCCCAAAGATCACTATGGATGAGATCAAGGGGGCCAACACTCATAGAACTAGAGATTACAAAAGGTAACTTGTGAGATTTAGAACAACTACAGGCATTACATGGTGATACAGAACCAGTAAAAGGCATAAATGAATGGAGTATGCTACGCACACGCCGCTCCGAGGCATGGCTCAGGCGCTGGTGCCAAATGTCAACAGAAACAGTAGATGATgctgagaaagaaagaggagaaacagCAGCAAAGTTGCAAAGTGAAGTATCAACTGCAGGAGTCCGAGAGAGAGGCAACCAGTAAAGGCCATTATCACTTAGGCCTTGGCAAAGGGTCCTGTGTGTCTGGCGATCCTTAATGGCAAAGTCTGAGTTAGTAAAGGTGAAATATACAGGATTATCATAACAAAACTTGGAAATGGACAATAGATTGCAATGAATATTTGGGATACACAAGATATCGgacaaataaaatgaagaatTCTTGCAAGACAGAGTGGAAGAACCAGAGTGTGAGATCACCAGACCTTGACCATTACCAATACCCACAGAATCAGATCCATTATAAGAGTCATAGATTGCTAAATTGGACATGTCTGCAGTTAGATGATTATTAGATCCGCTATCAAGTAACCATAGTGAACCAGAATTTGGAGAACCAAGATTAATGAAAGTAGAAGTAGAAACTCTACCCAAATAAGCATGGTTGAACCTCTGTGGGCATTGGGAAGCAAGATGCCCTTCCATTCTACAAATTTGGCAAGAAGATCGACCAGTGTTCAAGAACGAAGGAGAA includes these proteins:
- the LOC122642863 gene encoding uncharacterized protein LOC122642863, which produces MEGDSPDRDSVESGTKRSSASSGGRSRSRKEFLRKFVDHQLLTEKLEDWFSAISENSACTAPVLDVPFMLSEVQKLDYALEGVSFQQLIRMPSAVYASTSDAVEATAYLAIEDFLHAGVKGLWEAFWSQGGPMPFSISCLHSENLKFYAAEKAIANGKLEGLCATAVMLKSTRHSHGKWDHILELVLMRPDVGSFAIESNQLPSQSVLGEALFFALRILLSRSLSRSSILHNSSSVFVLLVDSQYGGVVKVEGDLNKLDHDVNSVYECAAEWIRKHSKIAVSPIDRIWNKLGNANWGDVGALQVLLATFHCIVQVAGMPKHSVDDLAAEHCSRLQTRRAERQLGDNRVNGNGLFRFQPHNGTSEIVEVQDESLNVESDEVMKLDAGSILLMEDSNWQKGFQINEVLRDGELLFYSANSLEEPGKDLFLYVGSHPSQLEPAWEDMNLWYQVQRQTKILTVMKQRGLSNKYLPQLVASGRIVHPGQCRRPSSGGNCDHPWCGTPVLVTSPVGESVADLVRDGRFNSDEALRCCHDCLSALSTAASAGIRHGDIRPENVIRVSTGVRHPYYVLIGWGHAILEERDRPAMNLLYSSTYALQEGKLCSASDAESLVYLIYFSSGGVLPDLDSVEGALQWRETSWSRRLIQQKLGDISAVLKALADYVDSLCGTPYHMDFEIWLRRLRRSIQEEEHGKEIDTSG